The following proteins are encoded in a genomic region of Tenacibaculum sp. 190524A05c:
- a CDS encoding 16S rRNA (uracil(1498)-N(3))-methyltransferase, with protein MQLFFNTEINESTKEILFNKEESRHIVRVLRKRQGDILHITNGNGYLFDAEIIIESDKKCVAKIVKSVFKEKEWSYYLHVAIAPTKNIDRLEWFIEKATEIGIDEITPILCDNSERKVIKHDRLQKIMLSAVKQSLKFTAPKLNELTKFSDFIAKERDEELCIAHCNDGEKTSLKNINFSSNIITILIGPEGDFSLRETQDALNSKYIPISLGESRLRTETAGLVAVHSINFLH; from the coding sequence ATGCAACTTTTTTTTAATACTGAAATTAACGAATCGACCAAAGAAATTCTTTTCAATAAAGAAGAAAGTCGACACATTGTAAGAGTTCTTCGTAAAAGACAAGGAGACATTCTTCATATCACAAACGGTAATGGTTATCTGTTTGATGCTGAAATCATAATAGAAAGTGATAAAAAATGCGTTGCTAAAATTGTAAAATCCGTATTCAAAGAAAAAGAATGGAGTTATTACTTACATGTTGCAATAGCTCCTACTAAAAATATTGACAGACTGGAGTGGTTTATTGAAAAAGCTACAGAAATTGGTATAGATGAAATTACGCCAATACTTTGTGATAATTCGGAACGTAAAGTTATTAAGCACGATAGACTTCAAAAAATCATGCTGTCTGCAGTAAAACAATCCCTAAAGTTTACGGCTCCAAAACTTAATGAATTAACTAAATTCAGTGATTTCATTGCAAAAGAAAGAGATGAAGAATTATGCATTGCCCATTGTAATGACGGTGAAAAAACTTCGTTAAAAAACATAAACTTCTCTAGCAATATAATTACAATTCTTATTGGTCCTGAAGGAGATTTCTCATTACGAGAAACACAAGATGCTTTGAATTCAAAATATATTCCAATCTCATTGGGTGAAAGTCGATTACGAACAGAAACAGCAGGACTAGTAGCTGTACATAGCATTAATTTCTTACACTAA
- a CDS encoding AraC family transcriptional regulator: MLLRNLNIKYLFFFFIISSSSFSQAVLPNKYFKEKEALRKIRKFKNINLDSLLFYADKMKRSDNNCDQLLGLSNEAYYSYRQRKYDIVINIVQSAIKRADLFIKKDPENLCYVEMKLNLIGRLFWTYKNLEKYNLAYKEAIKASRIINSTKDQNFNQFIYGTNFELFKAYIKNDLDLHVDAKYILKNLVRKIDTFEIHKKDYRFNKMIIERRTSSLNMIGEAYFNLSNKEQKIAYLDSASFFYKRAYEAGKKFNPPHPDSELMYQFKETKVLIAKKKYLEALELINHYNYPKLAKKIDYQKETQYFKALCFHNLRKTDSAILAAKKSILNKNLRRSKLITIYDILSFQYLAKNKLDSAFKYSKLTIKEFDKAKTLKEKTYEILYDNDLEKVTKLNNSILEKEKYKNLITLLTYSSILAFLLVLFFLRRKQYKRQLSDIKTKKNELTKKEFPKRTSYNIEADLERKILAQIKDVELNHAYLNQDFSIHTMAEMIKTNVTYVSFIFNKHYDVTFNQYYSKKKIDYAIRMLNDEKTRQKYSIEGIAKEVGYKSSYAFSRAFKKHIKITPSEFIKNLKK; this comes from the coding sequence ATGTTATTGCGTAATTTGAATATCAAATATTTATTCTTTTTTTTCATCATTTCTTCTTCTTCTTTTTCTCAAGCCGTACTTCCTAACAAATATTTTAAAGAAAAAGAGGCACTACGAAAAATTAGAAAATTCAAAAACATAAATTTGGATAGCTTATTATTCTATGCTGATAAAATGAAAAGATCAGATAATAACTGTGATCAGTTATTAGGATTATCTAATGAAGCCTATTATTCTTATCGACAAAGAAAATATGATATTGTAATAAACATTGTTCAAAGCGCCATTAAAAGAGCAGATTTATTTATAAAAAAAGATCCTGAAAACTTGTGCTATGTTGAAATGAAATTAAACTTAATTGGACGTTTATTCTGGACGTATAAAAATTTAGAAAAATATAATCTCGCCTATAAAGAAGCGATTAAAGCATCTCGAATAATAAACTCAACAAAAGACCAGAATTTCAATCAATTTATTTATGGGACAAATTTTGAGTTATTCAAAGCTTATATAAAAAACGATCTTGATTTACATGTAGACGCTAAATATATTCTTAAAAATCTTGTGAGAAAAATTGACACGTTTGAAATCCACAAGAAAGACTATCGCTTCAATAAAATGATTATTGAAAGAAGAACAAGCTCGCTAAACATGATTGGCGAAGCATACTTTAATTTAAGTAATAAGGAGCAAAAAATTGCTTATTTAGACTCTGCATCTTTTTTCTACAAAAGAGCTTACGAAGCTGGAAAAAAATTTAATCCTCCGCATCCTGATTCGGAATTAATGTATCAATTCAAAGAAACTAAGGTGTTAATTGCTAAAAAGAAATATTTAGAAGCATTAGAATTAATTAACCATTATAATTACCCAAAACTGGCTAAAAAAATCGATTACCAAAAAGAAACTCAATATTTCAAAGCTTTATGTTTTCATAATTTAAGAAAAACAGATTCGGCAATACTCGCTGCAAAAAAATCGATTCTTAACAAAAACCTTAGAAGAAGTAAATTAATTACTATTTACGATATTTTATCCTTTCAATATCTAGCAAAGAATAAATTAGATAGCGCTTTCAAATATTCTAAACTTACCATAAAAGAATTTGACAAAGCTAAAACACTCAAAGAAAAAACATATGAAATATTATATGACAATGATCTAGAAAAAGTAACCAAACTTAATAATTCTATTTTAGAAAAAGAAAAATATAAAAATTTGATTACGTTACTTACGTATTCAAGCATTTTAGCTTTCCTTTTGGTTTTATTCTTCTTGAGAAGGAAACAATATAAAAGACAACTTTCAGACATAAAAACAAAGAAAAATGAGCTTACCAAGAAAGAATTTCCTAAAAGAACTAGTTATAATATTGAAGCTGATTTAGAACGTAAAATTCTAGCTCAAATTAAAGACGTTGAATTAAACCACGCATATTTAAATCAAGATTTTTCAATACATACGATGGCAGAAATGATTAAAACGAATGTCACATACGTCTCATTTATATTCAATAAACATTATGATGTTACTTTTAATCAATATTACTCCAAGAAAAAAATTGATTACGCAATACGTATGTTAAATGACGAAAAAACTCGTCAAAAATATTCTATTGAAGGTATTGCTAAAGAAGTTGGATACAAAAGTTCTTATGCATTCTCAAGAGCGTTTAAAAAACATATTAAAATTACTCCTTCAGAATTTATAAAAAATCTAAAAAAATAA
- a CDS encoding transporter, translated as MIKKIFSVVLLLLVSTLQAQYTDVINSNKPGFSESPYSVGTGVYQFESSIFHRGTSAIPTFSNPRATGLELHYRMGLLDEYLEVNLTTSLQQNEFAFVNVFESSRSEFGLGQFTLGAKYLIYKPKYQDRSKEIRSWKKRHSFDWSRWIPHVAVYGGLNFGSFLSDFHERGGITPKIGVLLQNEFSHKLNVVTNIHYNYIGGYLPELSYVVTGTYNFTDKWSGFAEHQALFNKQENQSNLGVGAAYLFNKNLQINSSLRATFQENSTGIYTSVGVSYRINKHIDKYTELDEFGNKIEGDDVQTYNKGFFGRLIDKIKNLFKKKDKNAPQLEEEKTEEELEKKEEGRKRTRQKSVLDDITKKDKKAKKKTTKEKEKAAKKKKRAEEKAKKKQEKEKLKEEKRKKKEQEKLEKEIKKLEEELKKEEEKEKKEKEKEDEKKEKKKKDDE; from the coding sequence ATGATCAAAAAAATTTTTAGTGTAGTATTGTTGTTGTTGGTTTCAACTTTACAAGCACAATACACGGATGTAATTAATTCCAATAAACCTGGTTTCTCTGAAAGTCCTTACAGCGTAGGAACAGGTGTATATCAATTTGAAAGCAGTATTTTTCATAGAGGAACTTCTGCTATCCCAACGTTCAGTAATCCTAGAGCTACTGGATTGGAATTACATTATAGAATGGGACTTTTAGATGAATATTTAGAAGTTAACCTAACAACTTCTTTGCAACAAAATGAATTTGCTTTTGTTAATGTATTTGAATCTTCAAGATCAGAATTTGGATTAGGACAATTTACTTTAGGAGCAAAATATTTAATATACAAACCAAAATATCAAGATCGCTCTAAAGAAATTAGAAGCTGGAAAAAAAGACACTCTTTTGATTGGTCTAGATGGATTCCTCACGTAGCCGTTTACGGTGGATTAAATTTCGGTTCGTTTTTAAGTGATTTTCATGAAAGAGGTGGAATTACACCTAAAATTGGAGTTTTACTGCAAAATGAATTTTCACATAAGTTAAATGTTGTTACTAACATTCACTATAATTACATTGGCGGTTACTTACCTGAACTTTCATACGTTGTTACAGGAACCTATAATTTTACTGATAAATGGTCGGGTTTTGCAGAACATCAAGCTTTATTTAACAAACAAGAAAACCAAAGTAACTTAGGAGTTGGTGCTGCATACTTATTCAACAAAAATTTACAAATAAACTCATCATTAAGAGCTACATTCCAAGAAAACAGTACGGGAATTTACACAAGCGTGGGAGTTTCTTATAGAATCAATAAACATATTGACAAGTATACTGAGTTAGACGAATTTGGGAATAAAATTGAAGGCGACGATGTTCAAACTTATAATAAAGGATTCTTTGGTAGGTTAATCGATAAAATCAAGAATTTATTCAAGAAAAAAGACAAGAATGCTCCTCAGTTAGAAGAAGAAAAAACCGAAGAGGAATTAGAGAAAAAAGAAGAAGGTAGAAAGAGAACTAGGCAAAAATCTGTTCTTGACGATATTACTAAAAAAGATAAAAAAGCCAAGAAGAAAACAACTAAAGAGAAAGAAAAAGCTGCGAAAAAGAAGAAAAGAGCGGAAGAAAAGGCTAAGAAAAAACAGGAAAAAGAAAAGTTAAAAGAAGAAAAGAGAAAAAAGAAAGAGCAAGAGAAATTAGAAAAAGAAATTAAGAAGCTCGAAGAAGAACTTAAAAAAGAAGAAGAAAAAGAGAAAAAGGAAAAAGAGAAAGAAGATGAGAAGAAAGAAAAAAAGAAAAAAGATGATGAATAG
- a CDS encoding methyltransferase: MYTHLPSYRYNKTIDFLKRVLPPPATILDLGIRNPFSEIMENEGYKVYNTEGEDLDIVPEIVKTFKVDAVTSFEIFEHLLNPYSVLKEINCDKLVTTVPLNLWFAKAYRSKTDMWDRHYHEFEDWQFDWLLEKSGWEIKDQEKWISPVNKIGFRPILRRFTPRYYAIFAEKNKKI; this comes from the coding sequence ATGTATACCCATTTACCCTCATATAGGTACAATAAAACAATTGATTTTTTAAAAAGAGTTTTACCTCCTCCAGCTACGATTTTAGATTTAGGTATTCGTAATCCTTTCAGTGAAATTATGGAGAACGAAGGTTATAAAGTATACAATACAGAAGGGGAAGATCTCGACATAGTTCCTGAAATTGTTAAAACCTTTAAAGTTGATGCAGTTACTTCTTTTGAAATTTTTGAACATTTATTGAATCCATATTCTGTATTGAAAGAAATAAATTGTGATAAACTAGTAACAACAGTCCCTTTGAATTTATGGTTTGCCAAAGCATACAGAAGTAAAACAGATATGTGGGATAGACACTATCATGAATTTGAAGACTGGCAGTTTGATTGGTTGTTAGAAAAATCTGGTTGGGAAATTAAAGATCAAGAAAAATGGATTAGCCCTGTAAATAAAATAGGATTTAGACCAATTCTCCGAAGATTTACCCCAAGATATTACGCCATTTTTGCAGAGAAAAACAAAAAAATCTAA
- a CDS encoding YfhO family protein, which produces MKINKLLPYVGAVVLFLVASLLYFNPVLSGKQIKQSDIDQFKGISKDLVEFRKQNNEEAYWLGNAFSGMPGYLVSANYENDFLKEIDRALRFLPRPADYLFLYFLGFFFLLITLKVNWKPAILGSLAFGFSTYLIIIIGAGHNAKAHAIIYMPVITAGVLQIFQKRYLVGFLVTALGMAMEIGAGHIQMTYYLGFCLIILGIVELIEAIKQKKLNDFIKQVALIALAFSIGVGVNASRLMATKEYAEHSIRGKSELTIDIDGKPKRDKIVGLDYDYITQYSYGKLETMNLLVPRFMGGGTTDKVSHSSNFYREIEKIAGKKAAKEYSKEVLTYWGDQPIVEAPAYIGVVIIFLFFLGVFLVDRRLKYWLVSATIFSIVLSWGKNFAFVTNFFIDYIPLYDKFRAVSSIQVIAELCIPLLAVLGLNEFFKNNKTKEEKLEYVKKALMITGGLIIVGFFLAHMTSSFEGIRDDQYQQYPALLDALISDRKSMLLNDSIRSIILILIAAGALYQFLKDKFKKTFVFGLLLSLVVFDLISVNINYVNTENFVSSRLINKPFSPSKADVEILKDKGEYRVVNFSGNFMNENRTSYFHNSVGGYHAAKLKRYQELIDYQVAKNNMEIFNMLNTKYFILSGDKYELNKEANGNVWFVNKLRLVDSANEEIMNLTNLKTKEEAVIRKDKYKGSSEFSVDSLATIKLVTNNLNSLEYKSSSKQDQFAVFSEIYYGKGWNAYIDGEPVPHYQVNYVLRGMNIPAGDHKVEFKFEPTIVKQGATLAMYFYLLFILVPIGLYVLEKKKLLN; this is translated from the coding sequence ATGAAGATTAATAAATTACTACCATACGTAGGAGCAGTAGTTCTGTTTCTTGTTGCATCTTTATTATACTTTAATCCAGTTTTATCTGGTAAGCAAATTAAGCAATCAGATATTGATCAATTCAAAGGGATTTCTAAAGATTTAGTAGAGTTTAGAAAGCAAAATAATGAAGAGGCATACTGGTTAGGAAATGCTTTCAGTGGTATGCCAGGATATTTGGTTAGTGCTAATTATGAAAACGACTTTTTAAAAGAAATAGATAGAGCCTTACGTTTTTTACCAAGGCCAGCCGATTATCTTTTCTTGTACTTTTTAGGTTTTTTCTTTCTATTAATAACGCTTAAGGTTAATTGGAAGCCAGCTATTCTAGGAAGTTTGGCTTTTGGTTTTTCTACCTATTTAATCATTATAATAGGAGCAGGGCATAACGCAAAAGCACATGCAATTATTTATATGCCTGTTATAACGGCTGGTGTTTTGCAAATATTTCAAAAAAGATATTTGGTAGGATTCCTTGTAACTGCATTAGGTATGGCAATGGAAATTGGAGCAGGACATATACAAATGACATATTATTTAGGTTTTTGTTTGATTATTCTTGGTATTGTTGAATTAATAGAAGCAATTAAACAAAAGAAACTTAACGATTTTATTAAACAAGTAGCCTTGATTGCACTTGCTTTTAGTATAGGTGTTGGAGTAAACGCATCTAGATTAATGGCTACCAAAGAATATGCAGAACATAGTATTAGAGGTAAATCAGAATTAACTATAGATATTGATGGTAAGCCTAAAAGAGATAAAATAGTAGGTCTTGATTATGATTACATAACTCAGTACAGTTACGGTAAGTTGGAAACAATGAATTTACTTGTGCCAAGATTTATGGGTGGAGGTACAACCGATAAAGTGAGTCATAGTTCAAATTTCTACAGAGAAATTGAAAAAATAGCAGGGAAAAAGGCTGCAAAAGAGTATTCAAAAGAAGTCTTAACATACTGGGGAGATCAACCCATTGTTGAGGCTCCTGCCTACATTGGTGTAGTAATAATTTTTCTATTTTTCTTAGGAGTATTTTTAGTAGATAGAAGACTTAAATATTGGCTTGTTTCCGCAACGATTTTTTCAATTGTTCTAAGTTGGGGTAAAAACTTCGCTTTTGTAACAAACTTCTTTATAGATTACATTCCGCTTTATGATAAATTCAGGGCAGTTTCATCAATTCAAGTCATAGCAGAGTTATGTATACCTTTATTGGCAGTATTAGGTTTAAATGAATTTTTTAAGAATAATAAAACTAAAGAAGAAAAGCTTGAGTATGTAAAGAAAGCTTTAATGATAACAGGTGGTTTAATTATTGTTGGGTTTTTCTTAGCTCATATGACTTCAAGTTTTGAAGGAATAAGAGATGATCAATATCAGCAATATCCAGCATTATTGGATGCACTAATTAGTGATCGAAAGTCTATGTTGCTAAATGATAGTATTAGATCAATTATATTAATTTTAATTGCTGCTGGTGCCCTTTATCAATTTTTAAAAGACAAGTTTAAGAAAACATTTGTTTTCGGACTTCTACTTTCGTTAGTGGTGTTTGATCTTATTTCCGTTAATATTAATTATGTTAATACTGAGAATTTTGTAAGTTCAAGATTAATAAATAAACCTTTTTCTCCTAGTAAAGCTGATGTAGAAATATTAAAAGATAAAGGAGAGTATAGAGTGGTAAATTTTTCTGGTAACTTTATGAATGAAAATAGAACTTCTTATTTTCATAACTCTGTGGGAGGTTATCATGCAGCGAAATTAAAAAGATATCAAGAGCTTATCGATTATCAAGTAGCAAAGAATAATATGGAAATATTTAATATGTTAAATACTAAGTATTTTATTCTTAGCGGAGATAAATATGAGCTGAATAAAGAAGCAAACGGAAATGTTTGGTTTGTTAATAAATTAAGATTAGTTGATTCTGCTAATGAAGAGATTATGAATTTAACGAATCTAAAAACTAAAGAAGAAGCGGTAATAAGAAAAGATAAATATAAAGGAAGTTCTGAATTTTCAGTAGATAGTTTAGCAACCATTAAATTAGTAACTAATAATTTAAATTCTTTAGAATATAAGAGTTCATCGAAACAAGATCAATTTGCTGTGTTTTCTGAAATCTATTATGGTAAAGGATGGAATGCATATATCGATGGAGAACCAGTTCCACATTATCAGGTTAATTATGTGTTAAGAGGAATGAATATTCCTGCAGGAGATCATAAAGTAGAATTTAAATTTGAGCCAACTATTGTGAAACAAGGAGCGACATTAGCAATGTACTTTTATCTTTTATTTATATTAGTTCCGATAGGTTTATATGTTCTTGAAAAAAAGAAACTTTTGAATTAA
- a CDS encoding GTP cyclohydrolase, protein MIQLKEIHSKKEIKQFVLFPFSLYKNHKYWVPPIVKDEVNNFDKTINPVFENADARFFVALRDGKIVGRVIAIINRYEIEQQGIKKMRFGWFDVIDDIEVTKVLLDKVQEIAKENNLEYVEGPVGFNNLDKTGVLIEGFDELGTMITWYNHPYYKDHLEQLGYRKEKEYLENRFKYEDIKIERHVKASKILKKRYGVRELNFTKTKDIMPYVDEMFELFSRSYSKLSTYVPISDAQIQYFKKKYISFINPEYIKFVVDSDDKLVAFAIVMPSFSKALQKAKGKLFPFGIFHLLNARKNSKDVTFYLIGVDPEYQNKGVTAILFSEFHKTFGERNIENCIRTPELEDNTAIHKLWSQFNPRTHKRRRTYRLDL, encoded by the coding sequence ATGATTCAACTAAAGGAAATACATTCAAAAAAGGAAATAAAACAGTTTGTTTTATTTCCTTTTTCATTATATAAAAATCATAAATACTGGGTACCTCCTATTGTTAAGGATGAAGTAAATAATTTTGACAAAACGATAAACCCGGTTTTTGAAAATGCAGACGCACGCTTTTTTGTTGCACTACGAGATGGTAAAATCGTAGGACGAGTAATTGCTATTATTAATAGATATGAAATTGAGCAACAAGGCATAAAAAAAATGAGATTTGGTTGGTTCGATGTAATTGATGACATTGAAGTTACCAAAGTCCTTTTAGATAAAGTTCAAGAGATAGCTAAGGAAAATAATTTAGAATATGTTGAAGGACCTGTTGGATTTAACAACTTAGATAAAACAGGTGTTTTAATAGAAGGATTTGATGAACTTGGTACAATGATTACTTGGTACAATCATCCTTATTATAAAGACCATTTAGAGCAACTTGGATATCGTAAGGAAAAAGAATATTTAGAAAATAGATTTAAATACGAAGACATTAAGATTGAAAGGCATGTTAAAGCCAGTAAGATATTAAAAAAGCGATATGGCGTACGAGAACTTAATTTCACTAAAACTAAAGACATTATGCCTTATGTTGATGAAATGTTCGAACTTTTTAGCAGATCTTATTCTAAATTATCAACCTACGTTCCTATTTCAGATGCTCAAATTCAATATTTTAAAAAGAAATATATTAGTTTTATAAATCCTGAGTACATTAAGTTTGTGGTTGATAGCGATGATAAATTAGTTGCTTTTGCAATTGTAATGCCTTCTTTTTCGAAAGCGCTACAAAAAGCAAAGGGTAAACTTTTTCCTTTTGGAATTTTTCATCTACTTAATGCACGAAAGAACTCAAAAGATGTCACTTTCTATTTAATTGGAGTTGATCCGGAGTATCAAAATAAAGGAGTAACAGCAATTTTATTCAGTGAGTTTCATAAAACTTTTGGAGAAAGAAATATAGAGAATTGTATTCGAACTCCTGAACTTGAAGACAATACTGCTATTCATAAATTATGGTCGCAGTTTAACCCACGAACACATAAAAGAAGAAGAACTTATCGTTTAGATTTATAA
- a CDS encoding DUF4834 family protein: MIEIHQAGPMNFLRTILIILLVYYTLKFLARLFAPYLMKKAVQKMQEKAEKQYGKTTQKNDVKVGETIIDKKPNQSNQGNKSVGEYIDFEELD; encoded by the coding sequence ATGATAGAGATTCATCAAGCCGGACCAATGAACTTTTTAAGAACAATACTTATTATCCTTTTAGTGTACTATACACTTAAATTTTTAGCTAGACTTTTCGCTCCTTATTTGATGAAAAAGGCAGTACAGAAAATGCAAGAGAAAGCTGAAAAACAATATGGTAAAACAACGCAAAAGAACGACGTTAAAGTAGGAGAAACCATTATTGATAAAAAACCAAATCAATCAAATCAAGGCAATAAATCAGTAGGAGAATATATTGATTTTGAAGAATTAGACTAA
- a CDS encoding AraC family transcriptional regulator encodes MKLKFPVFLFFISNLCFGQVNGTIYNKLEKYRDTNLDSLLHYSKKARLSRDLCHQLLGDNAEAYYFYKLEKYEKVIPLIEKTLTKSYSLTKERQNDLCIIRLIIGAYNRLFWTYKNLGKYQIAYEQLIKSSNFIKSIDNNEFDSFNSIVNIDISRAQIKKELGLFEDAKFILLDIKERIYAKLNSNLDNIKRNRLLKIKANVLNLLGKTYMALNRKAQDLKLLDSAEISFNKAFESAKLFTPPHPDSELMYALRKTEVLIAKNKYKKALELINSYKILGKGKDINYYKSLNKAICFHNLNQTDSAIYFSQKLLKSPILKQSTLISIYDILSNQYLQKSQLDSAYKYSKLTLDEFNLARENKQKTYQLLYDNDIEKITELNNSILKKEKNKNLTTLLFYSLILICISSIFLFKRKKYKKEISTKRNELNENINRQESQIRESSINQHKPKVNYNIEIELENKILSKIEEIEKSHDYLDYDFSINSIAESLNTNSTYISFVFNKHHDQTFKQYYTKKKIEYAVELLKKDRAYRKFSIEGLANEVGYNSASAFTRAFKKHLNITPSSFIKSLDK; translated from the coding sequence TTGAAACTAAAGTTTCCTGTTTTTCTGTTTTTTATATCTAACCTATGTTTTGGGCAGGTAAATGGAACAATCTATAATAAACTCGAAAAATATAGAGATACAAATCTAGATAGTTTACTACATTATTCTAAAAAAGCTAGATTATCTAGAGATCTATGCCACCAACTATTGGGTGATAATGCAGAAGCATATTATTTTTATAAATTAGAGAAATACGAGAAGGTAATTCCTCTAATAGAAAAAACACTTACAAAATCTTATTCCTTAACAAAAGAAAGACAAAACGATTTATGCATTATTAGATTAATTATTGGTGCCTACAATAGGCTGTTTTGGACTTATAAAAACCTTGGCAAATATCAAATTGCTTATGAACAGTTAATAAAATCTTCTAACTTTATCAAATCAATTGATAATAATGAATTTGACAGCTTTAACTCTATTGTTAATATTGATATTTCTCGAGCCCAAATAAAAAAAGAATTAGGTTTATTTGAAGATGCAAAATTTATTTTACTAGATATTAAAGAAAGAATTTACGCTAAACTTAATAGTAATTTAGATAATATAAAGAGAAATAGATTACTCAAAATAAAAGCTAATGTTCTAAATCTCTTAGGAAAAACTTATATGGCTTTAAACAGAAAAGCTCAAGACCTAAAACTTTTAGATTCTGCAGAAATTTCTTTTAATAAAGCATTTGAAAGTGCTAAATTATTTACACCACCACATCCTGATTCTGAGTTAATGTATGCGTTAAGAAAAACCGAAGTCTTAATTGCAAAAAACAAGTATAAAAAAGCCTTAGAACTAATAAATAGCTACAAAATACTAGGTAAAGGAAAAGACATAAATTATTATAAATCTCTGAACAAAGCAATTTGTTTTCATAATTTAAATCAAACGGACTCTGCAATTTATTTTTCTCAAAAATTGTTAAAAAGTCCAATATTAAAGCAAAGCACATTAATTTCAATTTACGATATTCTATCTAATCAATATTTACAAAAAAGCCAATTGGATAGTGCATATAAATACTCGAAACTTACTCTAGATGAATTCAACTTAGCACGAGAGAATAAGCAAAAAACGTATCAGTTACTCTATGATAATGATATTGAGAAAATTACAGAATTAAATAATTCAATTTTAAAGAAAGAAAAAAATAAAAACCTTACTACTCTTCTTTTTTATAGTTTAATACTAATTTGTATTTCTTCCATATTTCTTTTTAAACGTAAGAAATACAAAAAGGAAATTTCAACTAAAAGGAACGAATTGAATGAAAATATTAATCGTCAGGAATCTCAGATCAGAGAATCAAGTATAAATCAGCACAAACCGAAGGTTAATTACAATATCGAAATTGAACTTGAGAATAAGATTTTATCCAAAATTGAAGAAATTGAAAAATCTCATGACTATTTAGATTACGACTTCTCAATAAACTCAATAGCTGAATCTTTAAATACTAATAGCACTTATATCTCTTTTGTTTTCAACAAACATCACGATCAAACATTTAAACAATATTACACAAAGAAAAAAATTGAATACGCCGTTGAATTACTAAAAAAAGATCGCGCGTATAGAAAATTCTCTATTGAAGGGTTAGCAAATGAAGTTGGATATAACAGTGCATCTGCATTTACAAGAGCCTTCAAAAAACATCTAAATATTACTCCCTCGAGCTTCATCAAGAGCTTAGATAAATAA